CATCGATAAATTCTTGCTCTTCGGTCTTTGCAGTTCCGGTCATTCCTGAGAGTTTTTTAAAAAGACGAAAAAAGTTTTGGTAAGTAATTGTTGCCAATGTTTTTGTCTCCGGTTCAATTTCAATTCCTTCTTTTGCCTGAAGGGCTTGCTGGAGACCTTCAGAATAAGATCTTCCGGCCATAATTCGCCCGGTAAATTGGTCAACAAGCTCGATTTTACCGTCTTGGACAATATATTCAACGTCTTTTTTCATTACCTTATTGGCGCGAAGGGCATTTTGAATTCGGTGTACAAGTTCAGAGTTTTCAATTTCATAAAGGTTGCGCAAACCAAAAAAAGCATTAGCTTTGTCAATACCTTTGTCATTCAATTTAATACCTTTTGTTTCTTGGTCGATATAAAAATCTTCATTTACAAGTGTATTTACAAATTGGTTGGCAGATAAATACTGAGCTGGAAGGTTGGATTTTCCACCACTAATAATCAAAGGAGTTTTAGCCTCGTCAATTAAAATTGAATCAATTTCATCAATAAGGCAAAAATTTAGTCCTCTTTGAACTTTTTCAGCAGCACTATAGACCATGTTATCACGCAAATAGTCAAATCCTAATTCTGAATGAATTGAGTAGGTAATGTCTGCAGCGTACATCATTCTTTTAGTTTCAGGATCCATTTGGGCTTTATTAATTCCAACAGAAAGACCTAAAAAATTATAAACTTTACCATTATCTTCAGCGTCCCGCTCAGATAGATATTCATTTACAGTTGAGACAATAACTCCTTGGCCTGAAAGTGCATTAAGATAAACTGGCGCAATTGAGGCAATTGTCTTACCTTCACCAGTTTTCATCTCAGCAACAGAACCCATGTCAAGAATTAGTCCACCAAGAATCTGGACGTCATATGGCGTTTTTCCAAGGATTCTTTTTGTTGCCTCGCGAGCCACGGCAAAGGCATCAACCCGAATATCTTTGAGTTTTTCACCATTTGCGAGCCGCTTTTTGAGAACATTTGTCTGATTTGCAAGATCTTGATCGGTCATTGAACCATAATAACCGCGCTTTTGGTTTATCTGCTTTAAAAGACGGTATGCAAGCCGTAGTTCTGAAGAAGTTTTAAAAAAATTGATAACCTTTTTCATTAGAATAGTTTCCCCCTTAATTTATTAACTCATTCTTTTCTTTTAACCGCTAAAAATTATACCACATTTTTTAATATAATATATAATTTATTTTTATTTTATTTATTAGGGCGGTTTTTGGCTTGGGTAGTTTTGATACTAGTCTTACTACGGACGCAGAAAATGCCTTAATTTTAGCATATTTTTGAATAAAAAGGAAAAAATAATTTTCTTTTTGGTATAATTTTACTATTTATGAAAATTATAATTTAAAAAAATAGGAGAAAATCATTCGTTAGTCAAAAAAATAATTTATAATATATTTGGAAATTCAAACAACCTGCAAAAAAAAAAAAAAGGATAATTAAGTATTTCAAAAATAAAAAAAATTAATTTTTTTTGGTATAATTTTTTACATTATGAAAAAAGAAATTCGCAACAAAGTATTAATAGTTTTAGCGGGACTTAGTTTCATCGGAATTACAGCCGGAGTTGGTATTGGTCTGCAACGATCAGCTCTTAGCTCGTCTTACCTTTCACAATTTGATAATGACAAGTCCGAAACGAAATTAAACCCGCCAATAAACGATGCTGATTTGGTTGCCGCCATCAGCAATTTTAGTCTAAAACCCGAGTGAAGCAAAATTTCAGCTTCACAGGCATTTAAATTACACAACGATAAATTATATGCCTTTAAATTAAGTCAAGCAGTTGATTTTTCAAAAGTTGATAACAAATTTTCTAATTTATTTTTCGATATTCAAGTAACTGAAGAAACAAAGGTTGAGTCAAATTCAATTAAGAACTTAACCGTTTTTGTTTTTGATAAAAAAACCAAAAAAGAAGTAGCAAGTCGTGCTTTTACTGCAAATCTTTCTGGATTTAGTGCAATTGCCAAAGAAGATTTTCTTGAAAATTTCATTGCTGAGTCTTCAAAATACAATCTTGATAAGTCTCAACTAACTAAAAAGTTTGCTTCAGATTCAATTTTTCCTTCAGCTTTTGCCCTTAAATTTCAAGATCAATTACTAACCAATCTTCGTAAGATTTCTCCTGAAATTTTTGACGCTATAACTAAAACTCCAGATGGCGTTGCTGCTGGAGTAGCAACTCAGTTTCAAGAAAGCGCAAGTGGTGGAACAGGTGCAGGAACTGGCGGAAATGGCGCAGGAACAAATGGAGGAACAGGAACAGACGGAGCAACTGGTGATAATGGTTCAGCTGGAACAGGTACTGGAGCCCAAAATGGTGCATCTGGACAACCAAACGGTTCTTCTCCTGAAACCCCCAAAGTTGATGCAACCCCAAAAGCCCCTGAAGTTCCTTTAGTTTCTAAATTAAAACCAACAAATCCTAATCTTGAACTTGCACTTAAACAAACTCTTGAATCATTTGGTGGACTTGAATTAATTGCCGCTTCTGGATTACAGAGTTTAATTCCAAATGAGTATACTTTATTACCAGTTACTTCTGAAAAATCACTAGTTAAAATTGATATTGACGATGCAAAAGGTACTGCAAAAATTTGACTAAAATTATTGGATAAATCTAACAAAGAAAAATTAATTGGACTAGAAATTACCGGTCTTAGTTCAGTTGAGTCAATTAAAGATAAAATATTTGCAAAAATAAATAAAAATCAAAATAAATATATTAGTCTAAAACCACAAGTTGCGGAATATTTTAGAAAAAATCCTAATCAAAGTATTGCTAAATTAATTTCTCAATATAACACAAAAAGTTCAGCACCAGATTCAAAGGTAGCCGAAGTTCTTAAAAAATATCTAGAAAACCCTGATTTAGTTAAAAAAGCAATCAAGGGTGAGTTTTCACCTACAGAAACTAAGCCTGTTGAACAAGGGTCAGGAACATCAGCACAACCTGGGGCTCAAGGTCAAGGAGAAACTCAAAGCGAATTACAAAAACAATTAGTAGAACTTAGCAAAAAAGATTCAAAAGTAACTGAAGCATTCAAAACTTATCTAAAAGATGAATATAATATTGATCTTCCGACAGAACCAGCTTCAACCCAACAACCTACCGCTGTTCAAACTTCAGTTGCAGCACTTAGTTCAACTAGCCAACCTCAGGCTCAACAAGAACAACAACAGCAAGTTCAACAACAACAGCAAGTTCAACAACAACAACAACAACAACAACAACAACAGCAGCAACAAGAATCTCAAGTTCAACAGCCACAACAACCTGCTGTAGAAACTGCTGAAGAAATAGCTAAAAAAGATAAAGAATTTTATGCCCCTTATTTTGAAATTTATAATTATCAATTACCAACTACTGAGTCTGAAGGTATATCTGCTTTAGTTACCCCAGATCAATTAGATTTTTGATTTGAAACTAAAGATAACCTTAAAGTTGATAATTATAATTTTGATTTTTCTTTAGATCAAAATCAAGATGAGAAAAGCACAGATAAAACTCTAAAACTTAATGTTAATTTTGAAGCTGATTCTAATTTCAAATTAGAAGTAAGTCCTAAAAATGTTCCATTTTTAGATGTTTCTAAAGATATTGTTAAAGAATCTGAAGCTCAAAGTAATGAGTCTAAAGCGGTAAATGTTGCTATTGAAGTAACTCCTAGTGCTCCAGAAAAAGATCATTCTTCATTTAGATTTACTGGTTGAACATTCCCAATTACAATTAACACAGAAGGTTCAAAAGTTCAAAATGAACTTGAAAAATTAGTTGGTAACAACCACCAAGGAACTTTAAATAATTCACTTCCTTATCTATTGTTCCAAAGTGATCTTGATTCTATTTTCAAAACTGCAAAACTTGACTCATGATTTAGTATTTCAGATACTGAAAAAAATAATGCCAAGGCTTATTTAAAATCAACACTAAATCCAATTACTAATGAAATGAGTTTGCAAAAACCTAAAGTTGAAGCTACCCCAGCTCCAGCAGCTCCAGCTAATCCACCAGCACCGGCACCAGCAAACCCAGGTACAGATACAGCTGCAACTCCAGCACCAGGTGCATCTACAGCTCCAGCAGCAGGTTCAACTTCTGGTGCAACTTCAGGTGCTTCTGGTTCAACTGGTTCAGATGCATCTTCTAGCTCAAGCTCAAGTTCAAGCTCATCTTCAAGTTCAGCTTCATCCTCAAGCTCAAGTTCAAGTACTGTAACAACTTCTTCATCTTCAGTAGCAAATACAGCAACAGCTTTCCAAGATCCAGCAACTCCAGCTCAAGAAAAAGAACAAACATTTGCTTTTGGTGATTATTTAATTAATTATCTTGATAAGTTTGCAGGATTTAAATTAGAATCAGGGCAAAAATTAGCAATATCAAGTCAATATGATGCCAAAAATCGTTCATATAACTTTGTTTTTGAAGTTCTCGACAGTGACAATGACACAATCGCTTCATCAACATTTGGACTTGTTGGTGTTAATAAAAATAATACTGCTCTTAAAACATCACTTGCTTATAGCCCAGATGTCTTTATTGACGGAAGTTCTGGTCTTGATTTTCATGCCCATGAAGGTCAGACAAATTCAATTTTAACTAATATTAATTCAACAAAAACATCCTTCCAATATAAAGTAAATAATTTTACTGACAATAGCGCACTTGATAAATTACTTCAAGACAATGGTTTTTACAACCAAAGAGCCCTTGATGGCAAAGGTATAACAATTAAGCAACCGCTTGTTTATGATTTTGACAACCAAGGTTCTGTTTATGAATTTGATGGTAACACCAAAAACTTCATTAAAACACGTGGACGCCAGGTTGAAAAATCAACTCTGCAAGAAGGTGTAATGTATTTTGTTTTCAAACCTGAAGACAATCTTGTAAAAACAAATAAATTAGAAGATCAGTCATATAAATTATTATCAACTGCCCCAGAAGCCCAAAGTGGTTCTTTTGGAGCAAGTTATCTTGAACTATTCAGAACTATTGATGCAAATGACAAAAGAATTTCACCAGTCCTAAATCTTGGTTGAAGAATTGAAAAAGCCCGTTCATTAGCAATTGATAAAAATCAAATAGCAACAACAGAACACAATTACCAAACAAAATCATTAGTTGTTTTACGTGATGCTGATCCAGCAAGTACACAAGATCCATCTAAACTTTATGATTATAAAAAACAAGGTGATGATCTTGTTGATACTTTTGAAATCACCGAGTCTGCAAAATTGTCTGGAACTGGTACAGGTGGTTCAAGTAGTGCAGGTGCCCAAACTCCCCCAACCGTTAAACTTGAAGATGTAAATGAAATCTTTAAAAAATTCATACCTCAGAGTGGTACTGCCGCTGATTCTTCTACCCAAGGTCAAGGTCAAATTTATCAAGATGGTATTTGATTTAATCACACAAGACCAAGTGATAATGTTTCACTTGAGTCATTCTTAAATAAAACTTGAATTTTAGAAGTTCGTATTGATAAATCATCCGTTACATTTAGTCTAATTGCCCAAAGAGAACCAAATCAAGAGCCATATGTTTGAACAAGTCAACTACAGTCAATTTATAAAGACGCTAAACAGAATATTAATCCTGATACCCCAATTGGTGTAATGTTTGGTCGTGGAATTGATTATTCCCAAATTGGTGATCGAATAATTAGTGGGCTTGATTCTTCAGGCAAAGATCGTGAAGGAATAACATTTAAAGCTCTTGCGGTCTTTAAAGGTGAAAAAATGGCCAAAGATGACAAAGCTCGTCTTGAGATCCGTAAAGCCTTTATTGATCAATATTTTAAATAATCAATAATTAATTAACATTGTTAATTTGTTAATAATAAATATTAATAAATTTAAATTAAGTCTTTAGTTATTAAATAGCTAACTTAAATTAAAAAAGTATACTAAAAAAACCTGGAGGGGTTTTATGCAAAAGAATAAGGCAAAAATATTAATTGGTAGTGCCGCTGCAATTGTACTAATGTTGACGGTCTTTGGAACTGTCGCCGGACTTGCTGCTAAAACTAGATATCGCGGAGTTAATCCTACCCAAGGTGTTGTTAGTCAGCTCGGGCTAAT
The sequence above is a segment of the Mesomycoplasma ovipneumoniae genome. Coding sequences within it:
- a CDS encoding P110/LppT family adhesin N-terminal domain — translated: MKKEIRNKVLIVLAGLSFIGITAGVGIGLQRSALSSSYLSQFDNDKSETKLNPPINDADLVAAISNFSLKPEWSKISASQAFKLHNDKLYAFKLSQAVDFSKVDNKFSNLFFDIQVTEETKVESNSIKNLTVFVFDKKTKKEVASRAFTANLSGFSAIAKEDFLENFIAESSKYNLDKSQLTKKFASDSIFPSAFALKFQDQLLTNLRKISPEIFDAITKTPDGVAAGVATQFQESASGGTGAGTGGNGAGTNGGTGTDGATGDNGSAGTGTGAQNGASGQPNGSSPETPKVDATPKAPEVPLVSKLKPTNPNLELALKQTLESFGGLELIAASGLQSLIPNEYTLLPVTSEKSLVKIDIDDAKGTAKIWLKLLDKSNKEKLIGLEITGLSSVESIKDKIFAKINKNQNKYISLKPQVAEYFRKNPNQSIAKLISQYNTKSSAPDSKVAEVLKKYLENPDLVKKAIKGEFSPTETKPVEQGSGTSAQPGAQGQGETQSELQKQLVELSKKDSKVTEAFKTYLKDEYNIDLPTEPASTQQPTAVQTSVAALSSTSQPQAQQEQQQQVQQQQQVQQQQQQQQQQQQQQESQVQQPQQPAVETAEEIAKKDKEFYAPYFEIYNYQLPTTESEGISALVTPDQLDFWFETKDNLKVDNYNFDFSLDQNQDEKSTDKTLKLNVNFEADSNFKLEVSPKNVPFLDVSKDIVKESEAQSNESKAVNVAIEVTPSAPEKDHSSFRFTGWTFPITINTEGSKVQNELEKLVGNNHQGTLNNSLPYLLFQSDLDSIFKTAKLDSWFSISDTEKNNAKAYLKSTLNPITNEMSLQKPKVEATPAPAAPANPPAPAPANPGTDTAATPAPGASTAPAAGSTSGATSGASGSTGSDASSSSSSSSSSSSSSASSSSSSSSTVTTSSSSVANTATAFQDPATPAQEKEQTFAFGDYLINYLDKFAGFKLESGQKLAISSQYDAKNRSYNFVFEVLDSDNDTIASSTFGLVGVNKNNTALKTSLAYSPDVFIDGSSGLDFHAHEGQTNSILTNINSTKTSFQYKVNNFTDNSALDKLLQDNGFYNQRALDGKGITIKQPLVYDFDNQGSVYEFDGNTKNFIKTRGRQVEKSTLQEGVMYFVFKPEDNLVKTNKLEDQSYKLLSTAPEAQSGSFGASYLELFRTIDANDKRISPVLNLGWRIEKARSLAIDKNQIATTEHNYQTKSLVVLRDADPASTQDPSKLYDYKKQGDDLVDTFEITESAKLSGTGTGGSSSAGAQTPPTVKLEDVNEIFKKFIPQSGTAADSSTQGQGQIYQDGIWFNHTRPSDNVSLESFLNKTWILEVRIDKSSVTFSLIAQREPNQEPYVWTSQLQSIYKDAKQNINPDTPIGVMFGRGIDYSQIGDRIISGLDSSGKDREGITFKALAVFKGEKMAKDDKARLEIRKAFIDQYFK